In Ruania alkalisoli, the DNA window CCGCGGTGTATCTCGCCAGCGGAGGTGGTAACCGCCGCGGTTCGCGACGGCGCAGGAGGGTCACGACCCGGCCACCGAACCAGACCAGCGGACCGGCAGCCAGCAGCACCACACTCGCGAACAACGTCCACACGAGCATGTCCCCGTTCGCGTACCAGCGCGGATGATCCACCGGGGCCGCCCGGAACTGCTGCTCCGGCTGGGCTCCGGCCACGTGCGGGGCAGCCTCGGCAGTCTCCGGCAGGCCGAGAACCCACCGCGCCAGCACGTCGAGGAATCCGTCCGCGAGCTCACCGTCCACACGCAGACCGTGGTTGGCGCCCTCGAAATAGCGCACCGTGAGCGCGTCGTTGCCGACCTCGGCGATCGCGTCCTGGAGCACCAGCGGTCCCTGCACGATCGGCATCGAGACGTCGGCGGTGCCATAGACCATCAGGACCGGCTGATGGAGCTGACGCAGCCACGGGACCGCGTCGAAGTCGGCGTACTCGAACCCGCCACCGGGCGGCTGCGCCCCGATCCCGCGAGGAATCGCGCGCAGCAACGCATCCGGAACCCCGACGTTGCGCAGGTACTGGTCGGCGGCGAAGGCGATTTGCTCACGCGGTGGGACGACCGGAGCAGAGACGAGGGCGACGAACGCCACGCGAGGCTCGATGACGGCCGCCACGGGAGCGATCCAGGCACCCTCACTCTCCCCGTACACCCCGACGCGGCTGGGGTCGACCCCGTCACGGTCCCGCAGGAACCGCCACGAGACGAGGTAGTCCTGCGCCATGGCGGGATAGTTCCGGCTGGCGGTGGTGTAGGTATCGAGCCGCTTGGCTGGAACAAGCACATAGACGCCGGCACTGGCCATAGCGACGGCCTGCTCGGTGAAGTTCGTGTGTGATCCCGTCCCCGCACCGTGCATGAACACCACTCCGGGTCGCAGCTCGGGTGCGCCGACCGGAGACGTGAGGGTCGCGAGTACCTCGGCACCATCGAGCGTGATCTCGACGACCTCGCTGGAGACCTCGTAGGTCCCGACCGGATCGGTGACGACGTCGGAGCCGATCTCCACCTCGTCCGCCTCGGGCACGATCATCTGGTCGAGGGGTTGCGGTGTCCACCGTGGCCCGGTGAGGGAACCGATGAGCCCGAAGCCGATGACGATGACGAGCACCACCACCAGCTTTCGGTACTTCACCCTCCCACTCTAGACAGCACGGCTCAGAACCCCAGACGCTGCAGCTTCTTCGGGTCGCGCTGCCAGTCCTTGGCGACCTTGACATGCAGATCAAGGTAGACGGCGGCACCGAGCAGCGCTTCGATACCACTGCGGGCCCGGGTTCCCACGTCCCGCAACCGTGCGCCCTTGGTGCCGATCACGATGCCCTTCTGCGACTCTCGCTCGACGAACAGATTCACCCGCACATCCAGGAACGGGCGTCCGTCCTTGGACCGGTGCTCACGTTCGACGATCTCCTCGACCACGACCGCCAGCGAGTGTGGCAACTCGTCCCGCACACCTTCAAGGGCGGCCTCGCGGACCAGTTCGGCCACCATCACCTGCTCGGGCTCGTCGGTCAGCTCCCCGCCCGGGTACAGCGGGGGCGAGACGGGCATATGGGCACCGAGCACGTCGATCAACTCAGTCACCTGGTAGCCAGTCATCGCTGCGACCGGGATCACGTCCGCCCACTGACCGAGCTCGGAGACCGCGAGCAGGTGCTCGGCCAACCTCCCCTTCGACACCAGGTCGGCTTTCGTGACGACCGCCACGATCGGCGTGCGGGTCTCGGCAAGCTTCGCTGCGATGAACCGGTCCCCTGGGCCCACCTTCTGGTCAGCGGGCAGGCAGAACGCGATCGCGTCCACCTCCGCGAGCGTTCCGGTCACGAGTTCGTTGAGGCGCTCCCCGAGAAGCGTGCGAGGACGATGAAGCCCGGGGGTGTCGACGAGGATCAGCTGAAGGTCCTCCCGGTGCACGATGCCGCGGATCGCGTGCCGGGTGGTCTGCGGCCGCCCCGAGGTGATCGCCACCTTGTGACCCACGAGCGCGTTCGTCAGGGTCGACTTTCCAGCGTTCGGGCGGCCCACCACACAGACGAATCCGGCACGGTGATCGGGTGGGACGCCGTCGGGCATCGCTATCACCGGAGTGTTCTCAGACATCGCTGCCACCTGATTCCCGTGTGGCCAGGAAGGTGAGCAGAAGCTGACGCTGCAGACCGAACATCTCCTTCTCCTCCTCCGGCTCGGCATGGTCGAAGCCGAGCAGGTGCAGGATGCCGTGCGTGGTCAGCAGGAGCATCTCCTCCTCGGCCGAGTGCCCCGCTGTGACGGCCTGCGCGCGCGCGACCTCCGGGCAGACGACGATCGAGCCGAGGATGCCCTCGCTGAGGTCCCCCTCGGCTCCGGGCCGCAACTCGTCCATCGGGAACGAGAGCACATCCGTGGGGCCCTCCTCGTCCATCCATTGCACGTGCAGCTCACTCATCACCTGGGCATCCACGAAACGGATCTCCAGCTCGGCCTGAGGGTGCACGTGCATCGCATCGAGCACGTGCCGCGCGAGGGCCGCGAACTCCCGCTCATCCAGGCGGTCACCGGATTCGTTGGTGATCTCGACACTCATCGGTGCTCCTTGTCTGAGCGCTGCTGTCCTCGCAGATGCTCGGGTCGGGCCGACCGCGCGCTCGGGCGGGTCTCGAACCGTGAGTACGCGTCGATGATGTCGGCGACGAGCCGGTGGCGCACCACATCCGCACTGGTCAGACGGCAGAACGTGACGTCGTCGATCTCGGTCAGGATGTCCTGCACCACCCGCAGTCCCGACTCCGCACCGCCGGGCAGGTCCACCTGCGTGACGTCACCGGTGACCACGATCCTCGACCCGAAACCCAGCCGGGTCAGGAACATCTTCATCTGCTCGGCCGAGGTGTTCTGAGCCTCGTCCAGGATGATGAAGGCATCGTTGAGCGTCCTGCCGCGCATGTACGCCAGCGGCGCCACCTCGATCGTTCCCGCGGCCATCAGGCGCGGGATGGACTCCGGATCCACCATGTCGTGCAAGGCGTCGTACAGCGGCCGCAGGTAGGGGTCGATCTTGTCGTTCAGGGACCCCGGCAGGAACCCCAACCGCTCCCCGGCCTCAACGGCCGGACGGGTGAGGACGATGCGGTTGACCTGCTTGGCCTGCAGTGCCTGCACCGCCTTCGCCATGGCCAGGTAGGTCTTGCCCGTCCCGGCTGGTCCGATACCGAAGACGAGGGTGTTCCGGTCGATCGCCTCGACGTACTCCTTCTGCCCCATCGTCTTGGGCCGGATCGTGCGCCCCCGGCTGGAGAGGATGTTCATGGTGAGCACCTGCGCAGGGCGCTCGGCCGCGGGATTGGTCAGGATGGTGATCGCTCGTTCGACGGCATCGGCGGTCAGCGGCTGCGACGAGGAGGCGATCTCGCTCAACTCGTCGACGAGACGTTCGGCCAGCGCGACGTCGCCGGGCCGGCCGGTCAGCGTGACCACATTGCCGCGCACATGCACGTCGACCGTCGGGAAGCCTGATTCGATGGCTTTGAGCACCTCATCGCGCTGACCCAGCAGCGCCACCATCGGCACGTGGTCAGGAATAGTCACCTGGTGCTGGACGCTGCCGTCGGCAGCGGCGGAAGAACTGGTCTCGGTCATGGGCGGGGCGCAGTGCCCGGACTTCCCCTCGTGGATCGGATGGAGCAGAACACGATGGTACCCAGTGCCGTCATCGGCGGCGCAGCGGATATTACGCCCACCGGCCCAACCGCTCGGCCAGCAGGGCGAGCGCGACCGGCCCGGCCGTCGAGGTGCGGAGCACATGCGGGCCCAGCCGCACACTCTGCGCACCCGCGGCGACGAGAGAATCGACCTCGGACTCGGTCAGGCCACCCTCAGGTCCGACGATGACGAGCACCTCAGGTGCCTCGGTACCGACCTCCGCACTGGTGATCGGCACGCCGGCTTCCTCGTGCAGCACCAGCACAGCGCTTCCCGAGGCCACCTTCTCGGCGACCTCATCGATCAGCTGCGCCCCGACGATCAATCCCCGGACCTGCGGAACCCAGGATCGGCGCGCCTGCTTCGCCGCTGCCAGCGCCACCTGCTGCCAGCGCGCCTCACCCTTGGCCGCCTTCGGTCCTCGCCATTGCGAGACGGACCGCTCCGCCTGCCACGGCTGGACCGCGTCGACGCCCACCTCCGTACCGGCCTCTACCGCCAGCTCGTCGCGGCCGCCCTTGGCGAGCGCCTGCACCAGCACCAGCACCGGGCGGGACGCCGCCTCCACCGTGACCTCGTCGGCGACGACATCCACCCCGGCCCCGTGACCCGTGGTGACGTCCGTCACCGTGGCGCGCACTCGGCGCCCAGCCCCATCGACGACGTCGATCACCTCACCGGCGCGGACGCGCCGGACGGTGGCGGCGTGCCGGCCCTCCGCACCGGTGACGGCGACGGCCTCACCCGGTGAGACGCCGTCGAGATCTCCCTCCGGGACGACGAAGACGGGACGGCTCACCGGCCGTGCAGCTTCTCTCGCAGCCGGGAGAAGACCCCGTTGCCCGCCGGCGACAGACGCGCCTCGGGACGTTCCTCACCGCGTAAGCCTGCCAGCTCGCGCAGCAGCGTTTCCTGGGAGTCGTCCAGCTTGGTCGGTACGGTCACCTGGACGTGTACGTGCAGGTCCCCGCGGCCGCCTCCGTTGAGGTGACCGATGCCCAGGCCCTTGAGCGTGACGATCTCGTCCGGCTGTGTGCCGGGTCGGATATCCAGCTCGCGGACGCCGTCGAGCGTCTCCAGCTCCAGGACGGTCCCCAGTGCGGCCGCGGTCATCGGCAGCTCGGTGGTGCAGTGCAGATCATCGCCACGGCGGGTGAAGAGCGGGTGCCGCTTCTCCCGGACCTCGACGTACAGATCCCCGGGAGGGCCACCGGCCGGGCCGACCTCGCCCTGGCCGGTCAGCTTGATCCGGGTGCCGTCGTCGACACCGGCGGGCACGTTCACACGCACGGTGCGGCGCGTGCGCACCCGCCCTTCCCCGGCGCACTCGGTACACGGGTCGGTGATGATGGTGCCGAAACCTGAGCAATTGGCACACGCTGAGGTGGTCATGACCTGACCGAGGAACGAGCGAGCCATGCGCTGCACCGATCCGCGTCCGTGACAGACCTCACAGGTGGTCGGACTCGTCCCGGGGCGGCAGCACGAACCCTGACAGGTGGTGCAGATGACCGCGGTCTCGACCTCGATGTCCTTGCTGACGCCGAAGGCCGCCTCGGACAGCTCCAGCGAGATGCGCAGCAGCGCATCCTGACCCCGTCGCGTCCGCGAGGCGGGGCCACGACCGCCACCGCCACCCGAAGCGGCCTGGAAGAAGGTCTCGAAGATGTCCGAGAATCCGAACCCGGCTCCTGCGCCGCCACCACCGCCGGCACCCGGGTACTGGCCCATGTCGTACATCTGCCGCTTCTCGGCGTTCGAGAGCACCTCGTGCGCGGCAGCGATCTCCTTGAACTTATCCGCATTGTCCGCACCGGCGACGTCCGGGTGGTGCTGCCGGGCCAGCTTGCGGTAGGCGCGCTTGATCTCCTCGGTGGTGGCGTCGCGGGAGACTCCGAGGGTCGCGTAGTAGTCGGTCACGTGTTGCCTTCTTGGGTCGCGGGT includes these proteins:
- a CDS encoding alpha/beta hydrolase family protein gives rise to the protein MKYRKLVVVLVIVIGFGLIGSLTGPRWTPQPLDQMIVPEADEVEIGSDVVTDPVGTYEVSSEVVEITLDGAEVLATLTSPVGAPELRPGVVFMHGAGTGSHTNFTEQAVAMASAGVYVLVPAKRLDTYTTASRNYPAMAQDYLVSWRFLRDRDGVDPSRVGVYGESEGAWIAPVAAVIEPRVAFVALVSAPVVPPREQIAFAADQYLRNVGVPDALLRAIPRGIGAQPPGGGFEYADFDAVPWLRQLHQPVLMVYGTADVSMPIVQGPLVLQDAIAEVGNDALTVRYFEGANHGLRVDGELADGFLDVLARWVLGLPETAEAAPHVAGAQPEQQFRAAPVDHPRWYANGDMLVWTLFASVVLLAAGPLVWFGGRVVTLLRRREPRRLPPPLARYTAATGMSAVAVLVVFVAYVAYVADLALNYRTDDLVVNGGWVALHALGILAVAVGVRSVDAAVNAWRTLGGRKLALGHATVWWTTHVGAMSLLLICAYWGVFPTLF
- the era gene encoding GTPase Era, producing the protein MSENTPVIAMPDGVPPDHRAGFVCVVGRPNAGKSTLTNALVGHKVAITSGRPQTTRHAIRGIVHREDLQLILVDTPGLHRPRTLLGERLNELVTGTLAEVDAIAFCLPADQKVGPGDRFIAAKLAETRTPIVAVVTKADLVSKGRLAEHLLAVSELGQWADVIPVAAMTGYQVTELIDVLGAHMPVSPPLYPGGELTDEPEQVMVAELVREAALEGVRDELPHSLAVVVEEIVEREHRSKDGRPFLDVRVNLFVERESQKGIVIGTKGARLRDVGTRARSGIEALLGAAVYLDLHVKVAKDWQRDPKKLQRLGF
- the ybeY gene encoding rRNA maturation RNase YbeY, yielding MSVEITNESGDRLDEREFAALARHVLDAMHVHPQAELEIRFVDAQVMSELHVQWMDEEGPTDVLSFPMDELRPGAEGDLSEGILGSIVVCPEVARAQAVTAGHSAEEEMLLLTTHGILHLLGFDHAEPEEEKEMFGLQRQLLLTFLATRESGGSDV
- a CDS encoding PhoH family protein; protein product: MTETSSSAAADGSVQHQVTIPDHVPMVALLGQRDEVLKAIESGFPTVDVHVRGNVVTLTGRPGDVALAERLVDELSEIASSSQPLTADAVERAITILTNPAAERPAQVLTMNILSSRGRTIRPKTMGQKEYVEAIDRNTLVFGIGPAGTGKTYLAMAKAVQALQAKQVNRIVLTRPAVEAGERLGFLPGSLNDKIDPYLRPLYDALHDMVDPESIPRLMAAGTIEVAPLAYMRGRTLNDAFIILDEAQNTSAEQMKMFLTRLGFGSRIVVTGDVTQVDLPGGAESGLRVVQDILTEIDDVTFCRLTSADVVRHRLVADIIDAYSRFETRPSARSARPEHLRGQQRSDKEHR
- a CDS encoding 16S rRNA (uracil(1498)-N(3))-methyltransferase; this encodes MSRPVFVVPEGDLDGVSPGEAVAVTGAEGRHAATVRRVRAGEVIDVVDGAGRRVRATVTDVTTGHGAGVDVVADEVTVEAASRPVLVLVQALAKGGRDELAVEAGTEVGVDAVQPWQAERSVSQWRGPKAAKGEARWQQVALAAAKQARRSWVPQVRGLIVGAQLIDEVAEKVASGSAVLVLHEEAGVPITSAEVGTEAPEVLVIVGPEGGLTESEVDSLVAAGAQSVRLGPHVLRTSTAGPVALALLAERLGRWA
- the dnaJ gene encoding molecular chaperone DnaJ — encoded protein: MTDYYATLGVSRDATTEEIKRAYRKLARQHHPDVAGADNADKFKEIAAAHEVLSNAEKRQMYDMGQYPGAGGGGGAGAGFGFSDIFETFFQAASGGGGGRGPASRTRRGQDALLRISLELSEAAFGVSKDIEVETAVICTTCQGSCCRPGTSPTTCEVCHGRGSVQRMARSFLGQVMTTSACANCSGFGTIITDPCTECAGEGRVRTRRTVRVNVPAGVDDGTRIKLTGQGEVGPAGGPPGDLYVEVREKRHPLFTRRGDDLHCTTELPMTAAALGTVLELETLDGVRELDIRPGTQPDEIVTLKGLGIGHLNGGGRGDLHVHVQVTVPTKLDDSQETLLRELAGLRGEERPEARLSPAGNGVFSRLREKLHGR